From Chryseobacterium joostei, the proteins below share one genomic window:
- a CDS encoding DUF421 domain-containing protein encodes MDSILNVAVRSLCVYLFMVIAIRLFGKNQLSQLNAGDVVLLLLISNAVQNAMVGPDTSLQGGIVAALVLFAANFILKRLMFSNRSFESFMEDDPVILIRDGVVDQAALNRVKITQGELEEAIREHGIEQIKNVKLSVLEVDGNISVVSEDEKSKQTHYSRIKRKSKRKYH; translated from the coding sequence GTGGATTCTATTCTTAATGTTGCGGTTCGTTCCCTTTGCGTTTACCTTTTCATGGTAATCGCGATTCGTTTGTTTGGCAAAAATCAGCTTTCCCAACTTAACGCTGGAGATGTTGTTTTACTGCTTCTTATTTCCAATGCTGTTCAGAATGCCATGGTAGGGCCTGATACTTCATTGCAGGGCGGAATCGTAGCGGCATTAGTTTTGTTTGCAGCTAACTTTATCTTAAAAAGATTAATGTTTTCCAATCGTTCCTTTGAATCATTTATGGAGGACGATCCCGTGATTTTGATAAGAGATGGTGTGGTGGATCAGGCAGCATTGAACAGAGTAAAGATTACACAGGGCGAGTTGGAGGAGGCAATCAGAGAACATGGGATAGAACAAATTAAGAATGTAAAACTATCCGTTCTGGAGGTAGATGGAAATATCAGTGTGGTTTCTGAGGATGAAAAAAGTAAGCAGACCCACTATTCCAGAATCAAGAGAAAAAGTAAACGAAAATACCATTAA
- a CDS encoding quinol oxidase subunit 4, which yields MLASCVVHDNGRGNGAKPLPPGQAKKIYGGSAKDYAPGQVKKRNRY from the coding sequence ATGTTGGCATCATGTGTTGTTCACGATAATGGACGTGGGAATGGAGCTAAGCCACTTCCGCCAGGACAGGCGAAGAAAATATATGGAGGGAGCGCCAAAGATTATGCACCTGGACAGGTTAAGAAAAGAAATAGATATTAA
- the gyrA gene encoding DNA gyrase subunit A has product MQKEGERLIPINIVDEMKSSYIDYSMSVIVSRALPDVRDGLKPVHRRVLYGMYGLGVFSNRKYLKSARIVGDVLGKYHPHGDSSVYDAMVRMAQDWSLRYPQVDGQGNFGSMDGDPPAAMRYTEARLKKISDEVLSDLDKETVDFQNNFDDSLQEPTVMPTKVPNLLVNGTSGIAVGMATNMAPHNLSESVDAICAYIDNKEITIDELMQHIIAPDFPTGGIIYGYDGVRDAFHTGRGRVVLRAKVNFDEIGNRNAIIVTEIPYQVNKAEMIARTAELVKDEKIPGIHEIRDESDRKGLRVVYELKNDAIPNVVLNLLYKYTSLQTSFSVNNIALVHGRPEQLNLKDIIHHFVEHRHEVIVRRTQYELKKAKERAHILEGFMKVIGTQDSLDRAISIIRHSANPQAAKEGLIEAFELSEIQAQAILDLRLARLTGMELDKIRDEYDAIMREIGDLEDILANEPRRFQIIKDELIEIKEKYGDERRTEIDYSGGEMSIEDIIPNEAVVLTISHAGYVKRTSLSEYKIQSRGGVGNKAATTRDSDFLEYIVSATNHQYMLFFTEKGRCYWLRVFEIPEGSRTAKGRAVQNLINIEPDDKIKAYIRTNNLKDSEYVNQMSVVMVTKNGTIKKTSLEAYSRPRVNGVNAIEIRDNDQLLGAYLTNGTSEIMIATKNGKCIRFPEEKVREVGRGSIGVRGIAMEDNDEAIGMIVVNDVENETVLVVSEKGYGKRTAVEDYRITNRGGKGVITLNITEKTGNLIAIQNVTDEDGLMIINKSGVAIRMGMDEMRVMGRNTQGVKLINLKKNDEIAAIAKVAMDKDVEEDSEENEEGTEIITDNEENTELPQAENENTAEGNENSDSEE; this is encoded by the coding sequence ATGCAAAAAGAAGGAGAAAGACTAATTCCTATCAACATTGTTGATGAAATGAAGTCGTCTTATATCGATTATTCGATGTCGGTTATCGTTTCAAGAGCGCTACCTGATGTAAGAGACGGCTTGAAGCCCGTTCATAGAAGAGTACTTTACGGTATGTATGGACTAGGGGTTTTTTCGAATAGAAAATATTTAAAATCTGCGAGAATTGTTGGGGATGTTTTGGGTAAATATCACCCGCACGGAGACTCCTCTGTATATGATGCAATGGTGAGGATGGCTCAGGACTGGAGCTTACGTTATCCTCAGGTAGATGGGCAAGGTAACTTTGGATCCATGGATGGTGACCCGCCGGCAGCAATGCGTTACACCGAAGCAAGATTGAAAAAAATCTCAGATGAGGTTCTTTCTGATTTAGACAAAGAAACAGTTGATTTTCAGAATAACTTTGACGACAGCTTGCAGGAGCCAACGGTAATGCCTACTAAGGTTCCAAACCTTTTGGTAAACGGTACTTCTGGTATTGCAGTAGGTATGGCAACCAATATGGCGCCTCACAACCTGTCAGAGTCTGTAGATGCAATCTGTGCTTACATCGATAATAAAGAAATTACGATTGATGAGCTAATGCAGCACATTATAGCACCAGATTTCCCTACAGGAGGTATTATCTATGGTTATGACGGAGTAAGAGATGCTTTCCATACCGGTAGAGGTAGAGTAGTCTTAAGAGCTAAGGTTAACTTTGATGAAATCGGAAACAGAAACGCAATTATCGTTACTGAAATCCCTTATCAGGTTAACAAGGCAGAAATGATCGCAAGAACAGCCGAGCTTGTTAAAGATGAGAAAATCCCTGGTATCCACGAGATCAGAGACGAATCGGATAGAAAAGGACTTCGTGTTGTTTACGAATTGAAAAACGACGCCATTCCAAACGTTGTTCTAAACCTTTTATATAAATATACATCACTTCAGACTTCTTTCAGCGTTAATAATATTGCGTTGGTACATGGAAGACCGGAGCAGTTGAACCTAAAGGATATCATTCATCACTTTGTAGAGCACAGACATGAGGTAATCGTAAGAAGAACTCAGTATGAGCTTAAAAAAGCAAAAGAAAGAGCACACATCCTTGAAGGGTTCATGAAAGTAATTGGAACTCAGGATTCATTAGATAGAGCTATTTCTATTATCCGTCATAGTGCTAACCCTCAGGCTGCAAAAGAAGGCTTGATCGAAGCATTTGAACTTTCAGAAATTCAAGCTCAGGCGATTCTAGATCTTAGATTAGCTCGTTTGACAGGAATGGAGCTTGATAAGATCCGTGATGAGTATGATGCTATTATGAGAGAGATTGGTGATTTAGAAGATATCTTGGCTAATGAACCAAGAAGATTCCAGATCATTAAGGATGAATTAATCGAAATCAAAGAAAAATACGGCGACGAAAGAAGAACTGAAATTGATTATTCAGGAGGGGAAATGTCCATCGAAGACATCATTCCGAACGAAGCAGTGGTTCTTACCATTTCTCATGCAGGATATGTAAAGAGAACTTCGCTTTCAGAATATAAGATTCAAAGTAGAGGTGGCGTAGGAAATAAAGCAGCAACTACAAGGGATTCTGACTTCCTTGAGTACATTGTTTCTGCAACCAACCACCAATATATGTTGTTCTTTACAGAAAAAGGAAGATGTTACTGGTTAAGAGTATTTGAGATCCCTGAAGGTTCAAGAACAGCCAAAGGAAGAGCAGTACAAAACCTGATCAACATTGAACCGGATGATAAAATTAAGGCCTATATCAGAACCAATAACCTTAAGGATTCCGAATATGTAAATCAAATGAGTGTAGTGATGGTAACCAAGAATGGTACAATCAAGAAAACATCATTGGAAGCTTATTCAAGACCAAGAGTAAATGGGGTGAATGCAATTGAAATTAGAGATAATGACCAATTATTAGGAGCTTACCTTACCAATGGTACTTCAGAGATCATGATTGCTACTAAAAATGGTAAATGTATCCGTTTCCCTGAAGAAAAAGTAAGAGAAGTAGGTAGAGGTTCTATCGGGGTTCGTGGTATTGCAATGGAAGATAATGATGAGGCTATTGGTATGATTGTTGTGAATGATGTAGAAAACGAAACCGTTCTTGTGGTATCTGAAAAAGGATATGGAAAGAGAACAGCAGTAGAAGACTACAGAATTACGAACAGAGGAGGAAAAGGAGTAATCACTCTAAACATTACTGAAAAAACAGGAAATCTGATTGCTATTCAAAACGTAACAGACGAAGATGGATTGATGATTATCAATAAATCCGGTGTTGCCATCAGAATGGGGATGGACGAAATGAGAGTAATGGGAAGAAATACACAAGGTGTAAAACTGATTAATCTTAAGAAGAATGACGAGATTGCAGCCATTGCAAAAGTAGCCATGGATAAAGATGTAGAAGAAGATTCTGAAGAAAATGAAGAAGGAACAGAAATAATAACTGATAACGAGGAAAACACTGAACTACCTCAGGCTGAAAATGAAAATACAGCAGAGGGAAATGAGAATTCTGATTCTGAAGAATAA
- a CDS encoding DUF4286 family protein: MSLLSITFHCTKNNLEEWENYIDETLVLMTENLMDVSKYILSEVHSDYIDEGKNYNLLLMFDNDELRNDFIESELKNIAEHVENKFGQEVMIFNTFLNPKKSRL, from the coding sequence ATGAGCCTATTAAGTATAACTTTCCACTGTACGAAAAATAATCTGGAAGAATGGGAAAATTATATTGATGAAACATTGGTTTTAATGACCGAAAATTTAATGGATGTCAGCAAATATATTCTTTCTGAAGTACACAGCGATTATATTGACGAGGGTAAAAATTACAACCTCCTTCTTATGTTTGATAATGATGAGCTTAGAAATGACTTTATTGAAAGTGAGCTAAAAAATATAGCTGAACATGTTGAGAATAAATTTGGGCAGGAAGTAATGATCTTCAATACTTTTTTAAATCCTAAGAAAAGCAGACTTTAA
- a CDS encoding 1,4-dihydroxy-2-naphthoyl-CoA synthase, with protein MIEWKTAKEYEDITYKKCNGVARIAFNRPEIRNAFRPKTTSELYDAFYDASEDPSIGVVLLSGEGPSPKDGGWAFCSGGDQKARGHQGYVGEDGRHRLNILEVQRLIRFMPKVVIAVVPGWAVGGGHSLHVVCDLTLASKEHAIFKQTDADVTSFDGGYGSAYLAKMVGQKKAREIFFLGRNYSAQEAFEMGMVNKVVPHAELEDTAYEWAQEILAKSPMSIRMLKFAMNLTDDGMVGQQVFAGEATRLAYMTEEAQEGRNAFLEKRKPNFGEDKWIS; from the coding sequence ATGATTGAGTGGAAAACCGCCAAGGAATACGAAGATATTACCTATAAAAAATGTAATGGTGTAGCAAGAATCGCTTTCAACAGACCGGAAATACGTAACGCTTTCAGGCCTAAAACAACTTCAGAATTATATGATGCTTTTTATGACGCATCCGAAGACCCATCAATAGGGGTAGTTTTACTTTCAGGAGAAGGGCCAAGTCCCAAGGACGGAGGTTGGGCTTTCTGTAGTGGAGGAGACCAAAAAGCAAGAGGGCATCAGGGGTATGTAGGAGAAGATGGAAGACACCGTTTAAACATTTTGGAAGTTCAACGTTTGATCCGCTTTATGCCTAAAGTTGTGATTGCTGTAGTTCCAGGATGGGCAGTTGGTGGTGGACACTCACTTCACGTAGTTTGCGATCTTACTTTAGCAAGTAAAGAACATGCTATTTTCAAGCAAACAGATGCAGATGTTACAAGTTTTGACGGTGGGTACGGATCTGCTTACCTTGCTAAAATGGTTGGACAGAAGAAAGCTCGTGAAATTTTCTTTTTAGGAAGAAACTACTCAGCTCAGGAAGCTTTTGAAATGGGGATGGTAAACAAAGTAGTTCCCCACGCAGAATTAGAAGATACAGCCTACGAGTGGGCACAAGAAATATTAGCAAAATCTCCAATGTCAATCAGAATGCTGAAGTTCGCCATGAACCTTACCGATGATGGAATGGTAGGTCAGCAGGTTTTCGCAGGGGAAGCAACCCGTTTGGCTTATATGACAGAAGAAGCTCAGGAGGGAAGAAATGCATTCCTTGAAAAAAGAAAGCCAAACTTCGGAGAAGATAAATGGATATCGTAA
- a CDS encoding GNAT family N-acetyltransferase, which translates to MNYELREMLPNDEARVLEIFRQGVDGGIATLETEVPTVEAWSMAYFNDCRWVLENESNEVVGWCALKPVSKRECFKGVAEVSIYFDNEYQGKGLGSVLLKKLILDSEDHGFWTLQTNIFPENEIAIKAHQKNGFTIVGVRKKIGKLNDGWKDLVMMERRSEIV; encoded by the coding sequence ATGAATTACGAATTAAGAGAAATGCTTCCCAATGACGAGGCAAGGGTCCTGGAGATTTTCAGGCAGGGAGTAGACGGTGGTATTGCCACTTTAGAAACAGAAGTTCCCACTGTTGAAGCCTGGAGTATGGCTTATTTCAATGACTGCCGTTGGGTGCTTGAAAATGAAAGTAATGAAGTAGTAGGATGGTGCGCCCTAAAACCGGTAAGTAAAAGAGAGTGCTTCAAAGGAGTGGCAGAAGTGAGTATTTATTTTGATAATGAATACCAAGGCAAGGGTTTGGGTTCGGTTCTGCTTAAAAAGCTGATTTTGGATAGCGAGGATCACGGATTCTGGACTTTACAGACCAATATTTTTCCGGAAAATGAAATTGCCATCAAGGCTCACCAGAAAAACGGCTTCACAATAGTAGGGGTTCGCAAAAAAATCGGAAAACTCAACGATGGGTGGAAAGATCTGGTGATGATGGAAAGGAGAAGTGAAATCGTCTAA
- a CDS encoding bacteriocin-like protein produces MKNLKKLTKTDLKSVYGGQPKQYCTYCEWADKVFCSEIPIVQCP; encoded by the coding sequence ATGAAAAATTTAAAGAAACTGACTAAGACAGATTTGAAGTCAGTGTACGGAGGGCAACCAAAACAATATTGTACGTATTGCGAATGGGCAGACAAAGTTTTTTGCAGCGAAATTCCAATCGTTCAATGTCCATAA
- a CDS encoding tetratricopeptide repeat protein — translation MKKLILGMAIVASAFAFGQKGDVNAQLQATNKAAMDAYNAKNYAAAAPKFIEIYDLLKANGQDNKMYMYYAGLSHALANNNDAAIKIYTDLINSGYTGVETTYTAKEKKSGQTVNLDKATWDLMKKNADYSDFKTEQTPSVEPDLYETLTTLLINAKKGNEALVIIEKGLAKFPNNTKLKEAQTNAYLQSGNMDKFVAGLKEQLAKNPNDATNWYNLGVMQAKTPATVEEAIASFKKAIELKPDFANAYQNIVYTTIGDDPKVVAEINATRKDKPDAASKLIDARRERFAKALPYAESWYKVDPKNIDAVTTLKEIYVVTKNIDKVKEMKAKEAELSAGAK, via the coding sequence ATGAAGAAACTAATTTTAGGTATGGCTATCGTAGCCTCCGCTTTTGCTTTTGGACAAAAGGGTGATGTGAATGCCCAGCTTCAGGCTACTAACAAAGCTGCTATGGATGCGTACAACGCAAAAAACTATGCAGCAGCGGCACCTAAGTTTATAGAAATCTATGACTTACTGAAAGCAAACGGTCAGGATAATAAAATGTATATGTATTATGCAGGTCTTAGCCACGCATTGGCAAATAACAATGACGCAGCAATCAAAATATATACAGATTTAATTAACTCAGGGTATACTGGAGTAGAGACAACTTATACTGCAAAAGAAAAAAAATCCGGACAGACAGTAAACCTTGATAAGGCTACTTGGGATCTTATGAAGAAAAATGCAGATTATTCTGATTTCAAAACTGAGCAGACACCAAGTGTAGAACCTGATTTGTATGAAACTTTAACTACTTTGCTTATTAATGCAAAGAAAGGAAATGAAGCACTTGTAATCATTGAGAAAGGATTAGCTAAATTCCCTAACAATACAAAATTGAAGGAAGCTCAAACCAATGCATATCTTCAGTCTGGAAACATGGACAAATTTGTTGCAGGTTTGAAAGAGCAATTGGCTAAGAACCCTAACGATGCTACAAACTGGTATAATCTTGGAGTAATGCAGGCTAAAACTCCTGCTACTGTTGAAGAGGCGATAGCATCTTTCAAGAAAGCAATAGAGCTTAAACCGGACTTTGCTAATGCTTATCAGAATATAGTGTATACAACCATTGGAGATGATCCTAAGGTAGTAGCAGAAATCAACGCAACCAGAAAAGATAAGCCGGACGCTGCTTCCAAATTAATTGATGCAAGAAGAGAAAGATTTGCTAAGGCTTTACCATATGCAGAAAGCTGGTACAAAGTAGATCCGAAGAACATTGATGCAGTTACTACACTTAAAGAAATCTATGTTGTAACAAAAAACATAGATAAAGTTAAGGAAATGAAAGCTAAAGAAGCTGAGCTTAGCGCTGGAGCAAAATAA
- a CDS encoding AAA family ATPase — MKISKIKISKEETKKVNLKEIDLTKKPLGSTVALVGKNGAGKSRILKFVENYSSSINFDKFNEEHITNLPLSLILPFESDLNQAKGIYESLIKQKISPQQINNSITDQLQRFIRRFSQIAPAYIKVVDNDDLKIIKDKINNNLDFETILKGDFGNIDSKIPNLIENPQAAPLSQLNQFTAINNKTTVNYLKKLSTEIVSYEFNLYLKNRENTAIIIEQMKENESYKLFNNFQKYVKKFLGKDFSYSQTAEGGTVNSILHFNNEPFNVDLLSPGQKMLFAYAILFFYLDTNSKTNIRESIIIIDEPEKHLHPEAQIKLLDALKDIVSKNGQLWIATHSVHILSHLDFDEILMVKDDEIISPSRTTPGNSFNELMGLEEHVMELISFINSISEWAYSNFMVQCFKDPEVIFGTNINDPQFKLFKEFIQNKSDIKLLDFGAGKGRIGYTIGEDETVSERIKYNAYEIDKSNFELLSKVPNLDTLYSTANEIPRNNFDCIILCNVLHEINPDNWIESLNIIKDSLNLNGYLIIIEDRFLPKGETAHEYGYIILGAEETKILLNSKNSIELKLNEANFKERIIFNTFQKNDISPDNESLIKSLQKLKENTFNNIKKLKKEKKDLNQGRRLANETQLYINSQLYLESLNKVKKGES, encoded by the coding sequence ATGAAAATTTCAAAAATCAAAATCTCCAAAGAAGAAACAAAAAAAGTAAATTTAAAAGAAATTGATTTAACTAAAAAACCTTTAGGATCAACAGTTGCTTTGGTTGGGAAAAATGGAGCAGGAAAATCAAGAATTTTAAAATTTGTAGAAAACTATTCCTCCTCTATTAATTTTGATAAATTTAATGAGGAACATATCACAAATTTACCATTAAGTTTAATACTTCCTTTTGAAAGTGATCTAAATCAAGCAAAAGGAATATATGAAAGTCTTATAAAACAAAAAATTTCTCCACAACAGATTAATAATAGCATAACAGATCAATTACAAAGATTTATAAGAAGATTCTCACAAATTGCTCCTGCTTATATAAAAGTAGTTGACAATGATGATTTAAAAATTATTAAAGATAAAATAAATAATAATTTAGACTTTGAAACAATTCTAAAAGGTGATTTTGGAAACATAGACTCTAAAATACCAAATTTAATTGAAAACCCACAAGCTGCTCCATTATCACAATTAAATCAGTTTACAGCTATAAACAATAAGACAACTGTTAATTACCTAAAGAAACTATCAACTGAGATAGTGTCTTATGAGTTTAATTTGTATCTGAAAAATAGAGAAAATACTGCCATAATTATAGAACAGATGAAAGAAAATGAATCTTATAAATTGTTTAATAATTTTCAAAAATATGTTAAAAAGTTTCTAGGCAAAGATTTTTCATATAGTCAAACAGCTGAAGGTGGTACCGTAAATAGTATTTTACATTTTAATAATGAGCCCTTTAATGTTGATTTATTATCTCCTGGGCAAAAAATGTTATTTGCATATGCCATTCTATTCTTTTATTTAGACACTAATTCAAAGACAAATATTAGAGAAAGTATAATAATTATTGATGAGCCTGAAAAACACTTACACCCCGAAGCACAGATCAAACTATTAGATGCTCTAAAAGATATTGTAAGTAAAAATGGACAATTATGGATTGCTACCCATTCAGTCCATATTTTATCTCATCTAGACTTCGATGAAATTCTAATGGTAAAAGATGATGAAATAATATCACCTTCAAGAACAACACCTGGCAATTCTTTTAATGAATTAATGGGCTTAGAAGAACATGTGATGGAATTAATATCCTTTATTAATTCTATTTCAGAATGGGCATATAGTAATTTTATGGTTCAATGTTTTAAAGATCCTGAAGTTATTTTTGGAACTAATATTAATGATCCTCAATTTAAATTATTTAAAGAGTTTATCCAAAATAAATCAGATATAAAATTACTTGATTTTGGTGCAGGAAAAGGGCGTATCGGCTATACTATTGGGGAAGATGAGACCGTTTCTGAGAGAATAAAATATAATGCCTATGAAATTGACAAGTCAAATTTTGAACTATTATCAAAAGTTCCTAATTTAGATACATTATACTCTACTGCAAATGAAATTCCAAGAAATAACTTCGACTGTATTATTTTGTGTAACGTTCTTCATGAAATAAATCCCGACAATTGGATTGAATCTTTAAATATAATTAAGGACTCTCTAAATCTCAATGGTTATTTAATTATTATCGAGGATCGATTTTTACCTAAAGGTGAAACAGCTCATGAATATGGATATATCATATTAGGGGCTGAGGAAACTAAAATTTTGCTTAACTCTAAGAATTCGATAGAATTAAAACTAAATGAAGCTAATTTTAAAGAAAGAATAATCTTCAATACTTTTCAAAAAAATGATATTAGTCCAGATAATGAATCATTGATAAAATCTTTGCAAAAACTTAAAGAAAATACTTTTAATAATATTAAGAAATTAAAGAAAGAAAAAAAAGATTTAAATCAAGGTAGACGTTTAGCTAATGAAACTCAATTATATATTAATTCACAATTATATTTAGAATCTCTAAATAAAGTTAAAAAGGGTGAAAGTTAA